A genomic segment from Ptychodera flava strain L36383 chromosome 8, AS_Pfla_20210202, whole genome shotgun sequence encodes:
- the LOC139138929 gene encoding short transient receptor potential channel 4-like produces the protein MSSKGGSRKRKAETTLEKYFLMAAEKGDVQLMEETIELQMQVDGDINLNFTNKNGKCALQLAIEHGHKAIIDLLLEHDVDMDDCLLYAIDNDFLEAVETILKDAMKKERDLDDRGYPKIVNKSVDRENEDFQNDMCPLVLAAHRNHYEIIQTLLNYGACDITLNEREFESDDMEWQTEKHTVERSLGLLNFYEAISSPAYISITELNKSSKAKRPDESIKIREDNNLIRESLEETETSFSENVTVNLEGVCDPFGRAFELSSTLKDMSEKEYEFSKEYLQLSEQCEQFAADLLGQTRDTKKELRTILAHDSKWKTEDVVSGDRPSKIIYAVEKEQKRFVAHPHCQQELITRWYGNGSLKHWRDKSTSRNILISLAIMLCFPVLSLVYFLAPYGKVKKFMRTPYVKFLMHTSSYLFFLMFLFMSTVDFSTLGIGNYIQRLVTQQMENQQRGPPFSALEKLIFVWIVAMTWREIKEVWNEGMTTYINDPWNWIDWVQLCLYWFWVGLRVWAYIEVALERNEHVVNDTIPATTHSSYTNSYILTDTRRFNEDGDIISVNDDLNMPIKDNFTIPEYEERSSQNSTALLSTGKDQNVTSSGNSMTLSGKTETHRHPPSHASQRSTIIPQEIVNRTPSHESLPLQVTPLEPLPPRRVNRPIQPKMTPPSPPGRNPPTPPGGNPPTPPVGGPPTGPGGGPPTGPPWGNPPHTTTERPTTPHTNPTTKVTTEHIETPHPTTKFTTEQVPTEVTMPGYTPLNNASLVVKGILDHVSDEHDDTRTHAEELAYNVTGFVLRNISQILQEIEFPSECEESLANVSQTIDALASEIYYWLPTPRPTLPDDLEPTDPAYDDVSYSSPRSEWDSSEPTLLADCVLACATVISVIRFLRVMVINEHVGPMQISFSKMIADVILFLMMFSVLWVAFALGMTQIYWSYAADEEITCLKEGGSQSDCSKQPYGTLLNSMATLFWSLFSLVDLDTLEVEPDHSSTEFFGELLFALFQLTAVIILLNLLIAFMGSTYEAVSDNADVEWKFYRSQMWMAYFRRGATLPAPFNVIPSPKTIAKFFRSVYYNIICRKQGAERKNKHKAIINAKHEDYMRVCRALVQRYFTASRTTREDQSVSPGDLMVVKQDISTFRFETYGMMQKLEGAIRRSYEETERVYEHVQMLERAVMASKLEDNELMKALQQQLLQSTDQSKEKFLGLERQFSETQGRLLRSQAGATRSSMGSNLFRQLGKELGERVMKNKHENSIPIQQSLPQIKEDGTSKKMVEIAVQTDERGIAQPSPVTSENEKIKDGYQGNGEVGVINHGFEHDHGDEVEIKSQAEMITHAIEVNVDTKRPQNEEDVGDSSQSERDAGADATMHQQGTLPRQPSLETRLLSPTYARSERPESRRVKKIIEAIDLVKDPAAIVQGEDKDRDTRESIFDAKGGLRISGGEY, from the exons ATGTCGTCCAAAGGCGGAAGTCGCAAACGCAAAGCGGAAACAACGCTAGAGAAATACTTCCTGATGGCAGCAGAGAAGGGGGATGTTCAATTGATGGAAGAGACTATAGAACTTCAGATGCAAGTCGATGGAGACattaatttgaattttacaaacaaGAACGGTAAATGTGCTTTACAGCTTGCCATAGAACATGGCCACAAAG CAATAATTGATCTGCTGTTAGAACACGATGTGGATATGGATGATTGCCTACTGTACGCAATTGACAACGATTTCCTTGAGGCCGTGGAGACGATACTTAAGGACGCAATGAAAAAG GAACGTGACTTAGATGATCGTGGTTACCCAAAAATTGTCAACAAATCCGTCGACCGTGAAAATGAAGATTTCCAAAATGACATGTGTCCACTGGTACTGGCAGCTCACCGTAATCACTATGAAATTATACAG ACGCTTTTAAATTACGGAGCATGTGACATCACTCTGAATGAGAGGGAATTCGAGTCTGACGACATGGAATGGCAAACTGAAAAACACACGGTGGAACGGTCACTTGGTCTGCTAAACTTCTACGAAGCAATCAGCAGTCCTGCCTACATCTCTATCACTGAACTTAACAAATCTAGTAAGGCGAAGAGGCCCGATGAAAGCATAAAGATCAGAGAAGATAATAATCTAATTCGTGAAAGCCTGGAAGAAACGGAAACTTCTTTTTCGGAAAACGTAACGGTTAACTTAGAGGGTGTCTGTGATCCGTTTGGAAGAGCCTTTGAG CTTTCATCCACTTTGAAAGACATGAGCGAGAAAGAATATGAATTCAGCAAAGAATACTTACAGCTGTCGGAACAGTGTGAACAATTTGCCGCGGATCTCCTTGGACAGACACGAGATACCAAGAAAGAGTTGCGTACAATTCTGGCACATGATTCTAAATGGAAGACAGAAGACGTTGTCAGTGGAGATCGTCCTTCAAAAATCATATACGCTGTTGAAAAGGAACAGAAAAGG TTCGTCGCCCATCCTCACTGCCAGCAAGAGTTGATCACTCGTTGGTATGGAAACGGTTCTCTGAAACACTGGCGAGACAAGTCTACGTCTCGTAACATCTTGATATCCCTGGCCATCATGCTCTGCTTCCCGGTACTCAGCCTTGTGTATTTTTTGGCGCCTTATGGAAAAGTGAAGAAGTTCATGCGAACCCC ATACGTCAAGTTTTTGATGCACACATCATCATACCTGTTTTTCCTGATGTTCCTGTTCATGTCGACCGTAGACTTCAGTACGCTTGGCATCGGTAACTACATCCAGCGTTTAGTCACCCAGCAAATGGAAAATCAACAGCGTGGGCCGCCATTCTCCGCGCTTGAGAAGTTGATTTTTGTGTGGATTGTTG CAATGACTTGGAGGGAGATCAAGGAAGTCTGGAATGAAGGAATGACTACTTACATAAACGACCCTTGGAACTGGATTGATTGGGTGCAGTTGTGTCTGTATTGGTTCTGGGTAGGACTGAGAGTATGGGCTTACATAGAG GTCGCGTTAGAGCGGAACGAACACGTCGTCAACGATACCATACCGGCAACTACTCATTCCAGTTACACGAATAGTTACATACTGACCGATACTCGGCGATTCAACGAAGACGGCGATATTATTTCAGTAAACGATGACCTAAATATGCCGATTAAAGACAATTTTACAATACCAGAATATGAAGAGAGAAGTTCACAGAATTCTACTGCCTTGCTGTCGACTGGCAAGGACCAAAATGTTACAAGCAGCGGTAATTCCATGACATTATCAGGCAAAACTGAAACACATAGACATCCTCCAAGTCATGCATCTCAACGCTCTACGATAATTCCGCAGGAAATTGTTAATCGTACACCTTCACATGAATCTCTGCCACTTCAGGTAACCCCTCTGGAACCACTACCACCACGACGGGTGAATCGACCCATACAACCAAAGATGACCCCTCCATCGCCACCCGGGCGTAATCCCCCAACGCCACCGGGAGGTAATCCTCCCACACCACCGGTGGGTGGTCCACCAACAGGGCCTGGGGGTGGTCCGCCAACAGGCCCTCCATGGGGAAATCCCCCGCATACAACCACCGAAAGGCCAACAACACCTCATACAAACCCCACTACGAAAGTAACGACAGAACACATAGAAACACCTCACCCTACGACGAAATTTACGACAGAACAAGTCCCCACAGAAGTAACGATGCCAGGGTATACTCCGCTTAATAATGCCTCTCTTGTAGTCAAGGGAATTCTAGATCACGTGTCTGACGAACACGATGACACCCGCACACATGCCGAAGAATTAGCATATAATGTGACAGGCTTTGTACTGAGAAACATTTCCCAGATCTTACAAGAAATCGAGTTTCCATCAGAGTGCGAAGAATCGCTTGCAAACGTCTCCCAGACAATCGATGCCCTCGCCAGCGAAATATATTACTGGCTTCCAACGCCTCGGCCAACCCTCCCTGATGACTTGGAACCTACCGACCCCGCCTACGATGACGTATCGTACTCGTCTCCAAGGAGTGAGTGGGACTCATCGGAGCCAACGCTGCTGGCGGACTGTGTCCTGGCATGTGCGACGGTCATCAGTGTCATCAGATTTCTACGTGTGATGGTGATAAACGAACACGTTGGTCCGATGCAGATATCTTTCAGCAAGATGATTGCTGACGTAATCCTCTTTCTCATGATGTTCAGTGTGCTGTGGGTTGCATTTGCACTCGGCATGACTCAAATCTACTGGTCTTACGCCGCTGACGAGGAGATCACGTGTTTAAAGGAAGGTGGTTCACAGAGTGACTGTAGCAAGCAGCCATATGGAAC CCTACTCAATTCCATGGCGACGTTATTCTGGTCACTGTTCAGTCTTGTCGATCTCGATACTCTGGAAGTGGAGCCCGACCACTCGTCAACCGAATTCTTCGGGGAATTGCTCTTTGCGCTCTTCCAGCTGACCGCGGTCATAATATTACTGAACCTGCTTATTGCTTTCATGGGTTCCACATACGAGGCTGTTTCG GATAATGCTGACGTGGAATGGAAGTTTTATCGCTCTCAGATGTGGATGGCGTATTTCAGACGAGGGGCGACTCTACCGGCGCCGTTCAATGTTATCCCAAGTCCCAAGACCATCGCCAAGTTTTTCCGCTCTGTATACTACAACATCATCTGTCGTAAGCAAGGCGCAGAGCGGAAAAAC AAACACAAAGCAATAATAAATGCGAAACATGAAGATTACATG AGGGTATGCCGTGCTCTAGTGCAACGCTATTTCACAGCATCCAGAACAACCCGTGAGGATCAATCCGTTTCCCCTGGTGATTTGATGGTCGTCAAACAAGATATCTCAACATTTAG ATTTGAAACGTATGGGATGATGCAGAAGCTCGAGGGCGCTATACGCCGGAGCTACGAAGAAACCGAAAGAGTGTATGAGCATGTCCAGATGCTGGAACGCGCTGTCATGGCCAGCAAGCTTGAGGACAACGAACTAATGAAGGCACTCCAACAACAGTTGTTACAATCCACCGATCAAAGCAAGGAAAAGTTCCTGGGCCTCGAAAGACAGTTCTCCGAGACCCAGGGGCGTCTCCTCCGGAGCCAAGCAGGGGCTACAAGAAGCAGCATGGGCAGCAATTTGTTCAGACAACTTGGCAAGGAGTTAGGAGAGAGGGTGATGAAAAATAAGCATGAAAATTCCATACCTATCCAACAATCTCTGCCTCAAATTAAAGAAGACGGTACTTCCAAAAAGATGGTCGAAATCGCGGTTCAGACTGACGAGCGTGGAATCGCGCAACCGTCGCCCGTGACCtcggaaaatgaaaaaataaaggatgGTTACCAAGGCAATGGAGAAGTCGGTGTCATCAATCACGGGTTCGAGCATGACCATGGTGACGAAGTGGAGATTAAATCACAAGCAGAAATGATTACCCACGCCATCGAAGTTAATGTAGACACAAAGAGACCACAGAATGAAGAAGATGTCGGGGACTCTAGCCAATCAGAACGGGATGCTGGTGCCGATGCCACTATGCACCAACAAGGTACACTTCCGAGACAACCGAGCCTCGAAACTCGCCTACTTTCTCCGACGTACGCTCGCTCGGAAAGACCCGAAAGTCGTCGAGTGAAAAAGATAATAGAGGCGATTGATCTCGTGAAAGATCCGGCCGCCATAGTTCAGGGCGAAGATAAGGACAGGGATACTAGAGAAAGCATATTCGACGCGAAAGGAGGTCTGCGCATCAGTGGTGGTGAATATTAG